The following coding sequences are from one Methanosarcina sp. WWM596 window:
- the mnhG gene encoding monovalent cation/H(+) antiporter subunit G has translation MAVLANILDIISIIFLVVGLIFLCLGMLGLLRLPDVYNRLHATTKVATLGALGVLVSIIIQEGYTPMGVKALTVGLFILLTAPISGHMIGKAAYHSGVKLCEGTCLDEYGPEHGPKSVPKSVPKSVPKSVPKNGQKRQK, from the coding sequence ATGGCTGTACTCGCGAATATACTGGATATAATCAGTATAATCTTTCTTGTTGTAGGGCTCATATTCCTATGTCTTGGAATGCTCGGCCTGCTGCGTTTACCTGATGTATACAACAGGCTGCACGCAACAACCAAGGTTGCAACCCTTGGTGCTCTCGGAGTCCTTGTGAGCATCATCATCCAGGAGGGCTATACACCAATGGGAGTAAAGGCGCTGACTGTAGGGCTTTTTATCCTGCTTACAGCTCCTATTTCAGGCCATATGATCGGCAAGGCAGCCTACCACTCAGGAGTAAAACTCTGTGAAGGCACCTGCCTGGACGAATACGGACCTGAACACGGGCCAAAAAGTGTACCAAAAAGCGTACCAAAAAGCGTACCAAAAAGCGTACCAAAAAACGGACAAAAGAGACAAAAATAA
- a CDS encoding proton-conducting transporter membrane subunit, translated as MSFLMDNLPMLLVAIPLLMAPVTILTKSNPGLQKVLDIVSGFVLLCLSALLITTVWNNGIIAYDVGEFGKYGIVLVADLLGAGMVLLNCLIGFLGLIYSYDYIEEQSLNQTYHSLYNLMLAGINGIFLTGDIFNMFVFFEVMLLSSAALIVANENSKVTKISDKMEATMKYLVLNILGGNVMLIAVASLYASIGSLNMADITLKIRVLAEAGAVPWHLYAVGLLFIIVFGGKAAMFPLHYWLPDVHPTAPSPISAMLSGVIIKIGAYGILRVLFMVFAPFQSVYGPVILFMALVTLGLGATSAIGQTDVKRMLAYSSVSQIGYVFLGFGMAAMANAAGEAEAAALILGASVVYLINHALAKSMLFLTSGGIIHTAETRDMRQMGGMVSKAPMMGVAFLVGAMSIGGVPPMGGFISKFLLFDAGLRSQFYMPIGIALIFAVFTLFYMFRGWMLIFWGERDPQYGEYSHHKLSPLIVLPVLFLAAIVLILGLYPEPVVELSQIIANQIIDPQPYIDAVMVRVIR; from the coding sequence ATGAGCTTTTTAATGGATAATCTGCCGATGCTCCTGGTTGCTATCCCTCTGTTAATGGCTCCGGTCACAATCCTGACCAAAAGTAATCCCGGGCTGCAAAAGGTACTCGACATCGTATCTGGCTTTGTTTTATTGTGCTTAAGTGCGCTCCTGATCACAACCGTCTGGAACAATGGAATTATTGCATATGATGTAGGAGAATTCGGAAAGTACGGGATTGTACTTGTAGCCGATCTGCTGGGTGCAGGGATGGTTCTTCTGAACTGCCTTATTGGCTTCTTGGGCTTGATTTACTCCTATGATTACATAGAAGAACAATCCCTTAATCAGACTTACCACTCCCTTTACAACCTGATGCTTGCAGGTATCAATGGAATCTTCCTGACGGGTGATATCTTCAATATGTTCGTCTTCTTCGAAGTAATGCTGCTTTCCTCGGCAGCTTTGATAGTTGCAAACGAAAACTCAAAGGTTACGAAGATTTCGGACAAGATGGAAGCCACAATGAAGTACCTGGTCCTGAACATTCTCGGGGGTAATGTGATGCTGATAGCAGTTGCGTCATTGTATGCATCTATCGGTTCCCTGAACATGGCAGACATTACCCTTAAGATCAGGGTGCTTGCTGAGGCAGGAGCTGTCCCATGGCACCTGTATGCAGTGGGCTTGCTCTTTATCATTGTATTTGGTGGTAAGGCAGCAATGTTCCCTCTACACTACTGGCTTCCGGATGTGCACCCCACAGCTCCGTCCCCTATCAGTGCAATGCTCAGTGGTGTTATCATAAAGATCGGAGCTTACGGTATACTCAGAGTCCTCTTTATGGTGTTTGCTCCCTTCCAGTCAGTGTACGGACCAGTCATTCTCTTCATGGCTCTGGTCACCCTGGGCTTGGGAGCAACTTCGGCAATAGGGCAGACGGATGTTAAGCGTATGCTGGCTTATTCCAGTGTATCCCAGATAGGATACGTCTTCCTGGGCTTTGGAATGGCAGCAATGGCAAATGCAGCCGGCGAAGCTGAGGCTGCAGCTCTAATTCTTGGCGCGTCCGTGGTCTACCTGATAAACCACGCACTTGCAAAGAGCATGTTGTTCCTTACCTCGGGTGGAATCATCCACACTGCCGAGACAAGGGATATGCGGCAGATGGGAGGCATGGTCAGCAAAGCTCCTATGATGGGTGTTGCTTTCCTTGTGGGAGCCATGTCCATTGGTGGAGTGCCCCCGATGGGAGGATTCATCTCCAAGTTCCTGCTCTTTGATGCAGGTCTTAGATCTCAGTTCTACATGCCCATAGGGATAGCTCTGATTTTTGCAGTCTTTACTCTCTTCTACATGTTCAGAGGCTGGATGCTTATATTCTGGGGAGAACGAGATCCGCAGTATGGGGAATATTCTCACCACAAACTGTCTCCTCTTATAGTGCTTCCAGTCCTGTTCCTGGCAGCTATTGTGCTGATCCTTGGACTGTACCCTGAACCTGTCGTAGAGTTATCACAGATCATTGCAAACCAGATTATTGATCCGCAGCCTTATATTGATGCAGTAATGGTGAGGGTGATCAGATGA
- a CDS encoding cation:proton antiporter → MMITLEQANFLALVVMVVALVPSTYRVLYGPTLPDRIAASDAVGNVLAMIFALYAFQGRSIFLMDVAMLLSIISFVGTVIVAKYLDTGEVL, encoded by the coding sequence ATGATGATTACACTGGAACAGGCAAATTTCCTGGCACTGGTCGTTATGGTAGTTGCTCTGGTGCCAAGTACGTACAGAGTTCTGTACGGTCCGACTCTTCCTGACAGAATCGCAGCTTCAGATGCCGTGGGTAACGTTCTTGCAATGATATTTGCTCTCTATGCTTTCCAGGGACGTTCGATCTTCCTAATGGATGTTGCCATGCTGCTTTCAATCATCTCCTTTGTGGGGACGGTAATAGTAGCAAAGTATCTTGATACAGGGGAGGTGCTGTAA
- a CDS encoding NADH-quinone oxidoreductase subunit K, with the protein MNNFFLELTIALLFGIGTFLVLRRDMMKVIIGFGVISHAINLYIVGSGVFTDGTLVPILEHEQALEGLGQGLIYNDNLTAGILGPITTNPYTEFVDPLVQALVLTAIVIGLATTAFVLTLCYRVNEEYGTVDVQELRRLRE; encoded by the coding sequence ATGAATAATTTTTTCCTTGAGCTTACAATCGCTCTGCTCTTCGGGATAGGAACTTTCCTGGTCCTCCGCAGGGACATGATGAAAGTTATTATCGGTTTCGGTGTAATTTCCCATGCCATTAACCTGTATATCGTTGGAAGCGGAGTTTTCACCGACGGTACCCTTGTACCTATTCTGGAGCATGAGCAGGCTTTAGAAGGTCTTGGCCAGGGGCTTATCTATAACGATAACCTGACAGCTGGAATTCTTGGGCCGATAACAACTAATCCGTATACAGAATTCGTGGACCCTCTTGTGCAGGCCCTTGTACTCACGGCAATTGTGATCGGGCTTGCAACCACTGCATTCGTATTGACTCTTTGCTACCGCGTCAATGAAGAATATGGTACTGTTGATGTCCAGGAACTCAGGAGGCTTCGAGAATGA
- a CDS encoding metallophosphoesterase, translating into MVHLSDIHFSEAYYMPEIADAMLEKINQDNPDIVVITGDLTENGLAAEYNGAKNFIDRIECKNRVVVPGNHDSRNAGYLFFEDIFQARSSSGCFGEVTVVGLDSSQPELEEGHIGRENYGWIEESFSTNGFKVFALHHHLIPIPRTGRGNNVLVDAGDVLELLDRSGVNLVLCGHWHIPWVWRLNDMLVVSAGTVCSSKIRGKASQCYNYIELEVPEPGCTRWHLQVHRVFAGGEKERVVDSII; encoded by the coding sequence ATGGTACATCTTTCAGACATTCATTTCTCAGAGGCATACTATATGCCGGAGATTGCAGATGCAATGCTTGAAAAAATAAATCAGGATAATCCGGACATTGTTGTAATTACAGGCGACCTTACGGAAAACGGGCTTGCTGCCGAGTATAATGGGGCAAAAAACTTCATTGACAGGATTGAATGCAAAAATAGGGTGGTTGTTCCCGGAAATCATGACTCAAGAAATGCAGGTTACCTTTTCTTTGAAGATATTTTCCAGGCGAGGTCTTCTTCCGGATGTTTTGGGGAAGTCACGGTTGTAGGGCTTGATTCTTCCCAGCCGGAACTTGAAGAAGGGCACATTGGAAGGGAAAACTACGGCTGGATAGAGGAGTCTTTCTCAACAAACGGTTTTAAGGTTTTTGCCCTTCACCATCATTTGATTCCGATTCCCAGGACAGGCAGGGGTAATAATGTGCTTGTGGATGCAGGGGACGTGCTTGAGCTTCTGGACCGTTCAGGTGTGAACCTTGTGCTTTGCGGGCACTGGCATATCCCCTGGGTCTGGAGATTAAACGACATGCTTGTCGTCAGTGCAGGAACAGTTTGCTCGTCCAAGATCCGGGGAAAAGCTTCGCAGTGTTATAACTATATTGAGCTTGAAGTGCCTGAACCTGGATGTACTCGCTGGCACCTGCAAGTTCACAGAGTTTTCGCCGGAGGAGAAAAAGAGCGGGTTGTAGACAGTATAATATAA
- a CDS encoding L-threonylcarbamoyladenylate synthase, which translates to MQAENGNKIKTRFFRVSEENFDVVLDEAAAIIRRGGTVAFPTETVYGLGADGLNPDAVRKIFEAKERSPGNPLSLLVHSREDLGKVAKNIPEKAFRLMDAFWPGPLTIVLEKNDIVPEITSGNLPSIGLRMPDHRIPLELIKKVGTPLAAPSANLSGKPSPSLAAHVLADLTGRIDAVIDGGGAAIGLESTVVDMTVEPPVVLRPGAVGIDELERFIGKVRPASGGTEAGTGEAMPEKRAGQKYSHYAPDTQVMLVEGDRKKVSEKIDALLENYRCECKKVGLLISDETAGFFASERLSAYECFLLGSREEPEEAARRLFEGLRVLDTKSLDVILADGSFTPSGLGVALLNRLREAASVRYAV; encoded by the coding sequence GTGCAGGCAGAAAACGGAAATAAAATAAAGACCCGGTTTTTTCGGGTCTCTGAAGAGAACTTTGATGTCGTTCTTGACGAGGCTGCGGCGATTATCAGAAGGGGTGGGACAGTAGCCTTCCCTACGGAAACTGTTTATGGGCTTGGAGCTGACGGGCTGAACCCGGATGCTGTCCGGAAAATCTTTGAAGCAAAGGAACGCTCACCTGGCAATCCTCTCAGCTTGCTTGTCCATTCCAGGGAAGATCTCGGAAAGGTTGCAAAAAATATTCCTGAAAAAGCTTTCAGGCTTATGGATGCTTTTTGGCCTGGTCCCCTTACGATTGTGCTTGAGAAAAACGATATTGTCCCGGAAATTACCTCGGGAAACCTGCCGTCGATAGGGCTCCGCATGCCTGATCACAGGATTCCTCTGGAGCTTATAAAGAAGGTAGGCACTCCTCTGGCTGCTCCGAGTGCGAACCTTTCAGGAAAGCCCAGTCCCAGTCTGGCAGCCCATGTCCTGGCTGACCTTACAGGCAGGATTGATGCGGTTATTGATGGAGGGGGAGCAGCTATAGGGCTTGAGTCAACTGTTGTCGATATGACGGTTGAACCTCCTGTAGTGCTGCGGCCCGGAGCCGTGGGAATTGACGAGCTTGAAAGATTTATTGGTAAAGTCAGGCCCGCGTCTGGAGGGACTGAAGCCGGGACGGGAGAGGCTATGCCTGAAAAGCGGGCAGGTCAGAAATACAGTCATTATGCCCCTGATACGCAGGTCATGCTTGTGGAAGGGGACAGAAAAAAGGTTTCTGAAAAGATTGACGCCCTGCTCGAAAATTACCGGTGCGAATGTAAGAAAGTCGGGCTTCTGATCAGTGATGAGACCGCAGGCTTTTTTGCTTCTGAAAGATTGAGTGCATATGAATGCTTTTTATTGGGGTCCCGCGAAGAGCCTGAGGAAGCTGCCAGAAGACTATTTGAAGGGCTCAGGGTTCTGGACACGAAAAGTCTGGATGTGATTTTGGCTGACGGCTCTTTTACCCCTTCAGGACTTGGAGTTGCACTTCTTAACCGGTTAAGAGAAGCTGCCTCCGTAAGATATGCTGTTTAA
- a CDS encoding hydantoinase/oxoprolinase family protein, translated as MKLGLGIDTGGTYTDAVLMNLADGRILDSNKALTTHSNLVEGIEKVVAGLKQEYLEDIKLVSVSTTLSTNSTLEGKGHPAGLILAGYKVNGNIPASEIISIDGGHDSKGNEVSCLELNSAEQFVNSTRGRLFSYAVSSYFSVRNPEHELSVKKSIERLTDKPVVCGHELSLGLGAYERAVTAVLNARLIPITSQFIRAVLSVMEARNIKAPMMVMKCDGSLARIEEALEKPVESIFSGPAASLVGAAHISGLKTCVAVDVGGTSTDIALMEGGVPEISEYGAVVGNWKTMVKAVRIRTSAMGGDSHVWVQRKIYIGPNRVIPLCLAASNYSFLEDKLRKAEKISDRIMDDIFQPASFFVRSGNAGVDDDIHALNYSIEFELENYERQIFDFIGYEPVSVSDISEAVGKHPLQFVKALRSLVQKRCIYHIGFTPTDALHALGEYETWNSTASWLGAKILGNYLGLDPESFSREIKRNFAKNIALDLLAFFAKDFKREDLEKLLENTRFTKFKINIPVVMIGAPVKAYVPELREFIDADIRVPEFHEVGNAAGALAGNVIKRSEILIRPVGLGTEQYHVFSEVERRVADNYLEAVDYGTELMEKLIFDHMDGYGLQKDQVRFDFERKDFNPGFGAQKETRLTGLGIGNPLRLEQ; from the coding sequence ATGAAGCTCGGTTTAGGAATCGATACTGGTGGGACATACACTGACGCCGTTTTAATGAACCTTGCAGACGGCAGAATTCTTGATTCTAATAAAGCACTAACTACGCATTCCAATCTGGTTGAAGGGATAGAAAAAGTAGTTGCGGGCTTAAAACAGGAGTATCTGGAGGATATAAAACTTGTTTCGGTATCCACAACTCTTTCTACAAACTCCACACTGGAAGGCAAAGGCCATCCTGCAGGCCTGATCCTGGCAGGCTATAAAGTCAATGGAAATATCCCGGCTAGTGAGATAATTTCCATAGATGGTGGCCACGATTCAAAAGGAAACGAAGTTAGTTGCCTTGAACTTAATTCTGCAGAACAATTCGTTAACAGCACCAGAGGCAGGCTCTTTTCATATGCCGTATCTTCTTATTTTTCCGTACGGAACCCGGAACATGAGCTTTCAGTAAAAAAATCAATAGAAAGGTTGACCGATAAGCCTGTCGTCTGCGGTCACGAACTTTCCCTGGGCCTGGGAGCTTACGAAAGGGCAGTTACTGCAGTTCTGAACGCTCGTTTGATCCCGATAACCTCCCAGTTCATTCGTGCCGTTCTATCGGTTATGGAAGCACGAAATATCAAAGCTCCTATGATGGTAATGAAATGCGACGGTTCCCTTGCACGCATAGAAGAGGCTCTTGAAAAACCCGTCGAATCTATTTTTTCAGGCCCTGCCGCAAGCCTTGTAGGGGCTGCCCATATAAGCGGCTTGAAAACCTGCGTGGCTGTGGATGTGGGAGGCACGAGCACCGATATTGCTCTGATGGAAGGTGGAGTTCCCGAGATCAGTGAATATGGGGCTGTAGTGGGAAACTGGAAAACTATGGTCAAGGCGGTCAGGATCAGAACTTCGGCTATGGGAGGAGACAGCCACGTCTGGGTACAGAGAAAAATCTATATTGGCCCGAACAGGGTTATTCCTCTCTGTCTTGCAGCTTCAAACTATTCTTTCCTTGAAGACAAGTTGAGGAAAGCTGAAAAAATTTCGGACAGGATAATGGATGATATCTTCCAGCCAGCAAGCTTCTTTGTCAGGAGTGGGAATGCGGGGGTAGATGATGACATACATGCTCTTAATTACTCCATCGAGTTTGAACTGGAAAACTATGAACGTCAGATCTTTGATTTTATAGGATATGAACCGGTTTCAGTATCCGATATTTCTGAAGCAGTTGGAAAACATCCCCTGCAGTTTGTAAAGGCTCTGCGTTCTCTGGTCCAGAAGCGCTGCATTTACCATATAGGTTTCACACCTACGGATGCTCTTCATGCGCTTGGAGAGTATGAAACGTGGAACAGTACTGCCTCCTGGCTGGGAGCAAAAATTCTTGGCAACTATCTCGGACTGGATCCTGAAAGTTTTTCCCGAGAAATAAAACGAAATTTTGCAAAAAATATTGCTCTTGACCTGCTGGCGTTCTTTGCAAAAGACTTCAAGCGGGAAGACCTTGAAAAACTGCTGGAAAACACTCGCTTCACAAAGTTCAAAATCAATATTCCGGTTGTAATGATCGGGGCACCTGTCAAAGCCTATGTACCCGAACTCAGAGAATTTATCGATGCGGATATCAGGGTTCCCGAATTCCATGAAGTGGGCAATGCCGCAGGAGCCCTGGCTGGCAACGTCATCAAGAGAAGTGAAATTCTAATCCGGCCGGTAGGTCTCGGAACCGAGCAGTATCATGTGTTCTCTGAAGTAGAAAGGAGGGTTGCAGATAATTATCTCGAGGCTGTGGACTATGGAACGGAGCTTATGGAAAAACTGATTTTTGACCATATGGACGGGTATGGGCTTCAGAAAGATCAGGTCCGTTTTGACTTTGAAAGAAAGGACTTCAATCCTGGCTTCGGAGCCCAGAAAGAGACTCGTTTGACAGGGCTTGGTATAGGAAACCCTTTGAGGCTGGAGCAGTAA
- the rbcL gene encoding type III ribulose-bisphosphate carboxylase, producing MAYFKGVTKMRRDYIDRDYSPKDTDLICEFHIEPSAGVNFEEVATHMAGESSIDSWTEISTLSPELAVKLKPHIFYLDEESQTVRVAYSEDLFELGSVPQVLSAVAGNIFSMKIVDNLRLQDIAFPRPMLREFKGPNFGLPGIRKLVGVQDRPLIGTIVKPKVGLTSEKHAEVAYNSFAGGCDLVKDDENLTDQKFNGFDRRAELTLKFAEKAEVETGEKKMYLCNITAPTCKEMTRRLNVLKNLGASYAMIDIVPVGWTALQTLREEAEDAGLALHAHRCMHSAYTRNPRHGISMVLVAKLCRLIGLDQLHIGTVVGKMHGEKHEVLSLRDECVLDKVPADESQHVLTQDWGGLKPMFPVASGGLAPTMIPDLYSIFGKDVIMQFGGGIHAHPMGTVAGATACRQALDASLEGVSMQDYAKDHKELEVAIEKWLKK from the coding sequence ATTGCTTATTTCAAAGGAGTGACGAAAATGCGCAGGGACTACATAGACAGGGATTATAGCCCAAAAGACACAGATCTGATCTGTGAATTCCATATCGAACCGTCGGCAGGAGTGAATTTTGAGGAAGTTGCCACCCACATGGCAGGGGAAAGCTCTATAGACTCCTGGACTGAGATTTCCACATTGAGTCCCGAACTTGCAGTAAAATTAAAACCTCACATTTTTTACCTGGACGAAGAATCACAGACCGTAAGGGTGGCTTACTCGGAAGACCTTTTTGAGCTGGGTTCGGTCCCCCAGGTGCTGAGTGCTGTTGCAGGAAACATTTTCAGTATGAAAATCGTTGACAACCTCAGACTGCAGGACATAGCCTTCCCCAGGCCAATGCTCCGCGAGTTCAAAGGTCCGAACTTCGGGCTGCCGGGGATCAGGAAACTTGTGGGGGTGCAGGACCGGCCTCTTATTGGGACTATCGTTAAGCCAAAGGTAGGCTTAACCTCTGAGAAACATGCGGAAGTTGCTTACAATTCTTTTGCCGGAGGTTGCGACCTTGTTAAAGATGATGAGAACCTTACCGACCAGAAGTTCAATGGCTTTGACAGAAGGGCTGAACTCACCCTGAAATTCGCAGAAAAAGCTGAAGTTGAGACCGGGGAGAAGAAGATGTACCTCTGCAACATCACAGCCCCGACCTGTAAGGAAATGACCCGGCGCTTAAATGTCCTCAAAAACCTGGGTGCCAGCTATGCAATGATCGATATCGTGCCGGTAGGCTGGACTGCTCTTCAGACTCTGAGGGAAGAGGCCGAAGATGCGGGTCTTGCCCTTCATGCCCACCGCTGCATGCACTCGGCTTATACCCGGAACCCTCGCCATGGGATAAGCATGGTTCTTGTTGCCAAGCTCTGCAGGTTGATAGGGCTTGACCAGCTCCACATAGGTACGGTTGTCGGGAAAATGCATGGAGAAAAGCATGAAGTCCTGTCTCTAAGGGATGAGTGCGTGCTTGATAAAGTGCCTGCGGATGAGAGCCAGCATGTCCTTACCCAGGACTGGGGAGGATTAAAGCCAATGTTTCCGGTAGCGTCTGGAGGGCTTGCCCCTACAATGATTCCTGACCTTTACTCTATCTTCGGAAAAGATGTTATTATGCAGTTCGGGGGTGGAATCCATGCGCATCCGATGGGTACGGTAGCCGGAGCTACTGCCTGCAGGCAAGCCCTTGATGCAAGCCTTGAAGGAGTAAGCATGCAGGACTATGCAAAGGACCACAAAGAACTTGAAGTTGCTATCGAGAAGTGGCTTAAAAAATAA
- a CDS encoding monovalent cation/H+ antiporter subunit B produces MADTSVITKTIAKVCLMIDMLYSIDLLLIGGNRPGGGFIGGVLCAAGIGLIYVAYGHDAIKKIWNPDWHMWFGYGLLFASITAWSPLFAGHKFFRSAFDFIPVEVGGIHLFELEMVSSMFFDLGVYFVVVGGLLFIVTKLGADKGPEGEHE; encoded by the coding sequence ATGGCCGATACCTCAGTAATTACCAAAACAATCGCAAAGGTCTGTTTGATGATCGATATGCTGTATTCAATCGATCTTTTGCTTATAGGAGGTAACAGGCCGGGTGGAGGTTTCATTGGTGGTGTGCTTTGTGCAGCTGGTATCGGACTAATCTACGTCGCATACGGGCATGATGCAATCAAGAAAATCTGGAATCCGGACTGGCATATGTGGTTTGGATACGGGCTCCTGTTTGCAAGCATAACTGCTTGGTCTCCATTATTTGCAGGCCACAAATTCTTCCGAAGTGCCTTTGATTTCATTCCCGTAGAAGTAGGAGGCATACACCTTTTTGAGCTTGAAATGGTCTCATCGATGTTCTTTGACCTTGGTGTGTACTTCGTAGTGGTCGGAGGTCTGCTGTTTATTGTAACTAAATTAGGAGCCGATAAAGGTCCGGAGGGAGAACATGAATAA
- a CDS encoding Na+/H+ antiporter subunit E, translated as MKRRTLTYMALPVVWCLVSGQITLGSILLGFLFGIVVVAPFSELYRLDEVVYPTGNWISKIPKKIMYFYVLIKEIIKANIAVAKIVIKPTIDIKPGIIAVPIRTKTNIGITGIANTITLTPGTLTVDISEDKSILYVHSIDATDPQGIRDSIRDDLEHYVLEAFE; from the coding sequence ATGAAGCGTCGTACACTTACCTATATGGCACTTCCAGTTGTTTGGTGCCTTGTCAGCGGACAAATAACCCTTGGCAGCATTCTGCTTGGTTTCCTTTTTGGAATCGTAGTAGTAGCTCCCTTCAGCGAGCTGTACAGGCTGGATGAGGTGGTATACCCCACAGGAAACTGGATTTCAAAGATTCCGAAGAAAATCATGTATTTTTACGTTTTGATCAAGGAGATCATAAAGGCCAACATAGCAGTTGCAAAGATCGTCATCAAACCCACGATAGACATCAAACCGGGAATTATCGCGGTTCCTATCCGGACCAAAACCAATATCGGAATTACGGGTATTGCCAATACCATTACCCTTACCCCCGGAACCCTTACAGTGGACATTTCGGAAGATAAATCAATCCTCTATGTGCATTCTATCGATGCAACAGATCCCCAGGGCATTCGTGATTCCATCCGGGATGATCTTGAACACTATGTACTGGAGGCATTCGAATGA